One stretch of Vulpes lagopus strain Blue_001 chromosome 12, ASM1834538v1, whole genome shotgun sequence DNA includes these proteins:
- the PDCL gene encoding phosducin-like protein, with translation MTTLDDKLLGEKLQYYYSSSEDEDSDHEDKDGGRGALAGTSMPADAELAGEGISVNTGPKGVINDWRRFKQLETEQREEQCQEMERLVKKLSMTCRSHLDEEEDQHRQKDLQEKISGKMTLKEFAVMNEDQDDEEFLQKYRKQRMEEMRQQLHKGPQFKKVFEIPSGEGFLDMIDKEQKSTLIMVHIYEDGIPGTEAMNGCMICLAAEYPAVKFCRVKSSVIGASSRFTRNALPALLIYKGGELIGNFVRVTDQLGEDFFAVDLEAFLQEFGLLPEKEVLVLTSVRNSATCHSEDSDLEID, from the exons ATGACGACCCTGGATGATAAGTTGCTGGGGGAGAAGCTGCAATACTATTACAGCAGCAGTGAGGATGAGGACAGCGACCATGAAGAcaaggatgggggcaggggtgcgCTGGCTGGCACTTCGATGCCAGCAGATGCTGAGTTGGCAGGCGAAGGCATCTCAGTCAACACAG GTCCAAAGGGGGTGATAAATGACTGGCGCCGCTTCAAACAGTTGGAGACagagcaaagggaggagcagtGTCAGGAGATGGAAAGGCTGGTCAAGAAGCTGTCAATGACATGCAGGTCCCATCTGGATGAAGAGGAGGACCAACACAGGCAGAAGGACCTCCAGGAGAAGATCAGTGGGAAG ATGACTCTGAAGGAGTTTGCCGTGATGAATGAGGACCAAGATGACGAAGAGTTTCTCCAAAAGTATAGGAAGCAGAGAATGGAAGAGATGCGGCAGCAGCTTCATAAGGGGCCCCAGTTCAAGAAGGTTTTTGAGATCCCTAGTGGAGAAGGGTTTTTGGACATGATTgataaagaacagaaaagcacCCTCATCATGGTCCATATTTATGAGGATGGCATTCCGGGGACCGAAGCCATGAATGGCTGCATGATTTGCCTTGCTGCCGAGTACCCAGCTGTCAAATTTTGCCGAGTCAAGAGCTCAGTTATTGGGGCCAGCAGTCGCTTCACCAGGAATGCCCTTCCTGCCCTGCTGATCTACAAAGGTGGTGAATTGATTGGCAATTTTGTTCGTGTCACTGACCAGCTGGGGGAAGATTTCTTCGCTGTGGACCTTGAAGCTTTTCTACAGGAATTTGGATTGCTCCCAGAAAAGGAAGTCTTGGTGCTGACGTCCGTGCGTAACTCTGCCACCTGTCACAGTGAGGATAGCGATTTGGAAATAGATTGA